One segment of Peromyscus leucopus breed LL Stock chromosome 5, UCI_PerLeu_2.1, whole genome shotgun sequence DNA contains the following:
- the LOC114709722 gene encoding procathepsin L-like, translating into MIPIFFLAALCLGLVSAAPTHDPSLDAEWHEWKTRHGKLYSMNEEGRKRAVWENNRKMIELHNEDYAKGKHGFSLEMNAFGDLTNTEFREMMTGFQSMGPKEMKVFQEPLLGDVPKSVDWRKHGYVTPVKDQGSCRSCWAFSAVGSLEGQMFRKTGKLIPLSEQNLVDCSWSYGNSGCDGGLMEYAFQYVKDNGGLDTRASYPYEAQNGTCRYNPKNSAAKVVGFVKVPSSESALVKAVATVGPVSAAVDTKHHSFQFYRGGMYYEADCSSNNLDHAVLVVGYGEESDGKKYWLVKNSWGDYWGMNGYIKMARDRNNNCGIASDASYPIV; encoded by the exons ATGATTCCTATTTTCTTCCTGGCTGCTCTTTGCTTGGGGCTGGTCTCAGCTGCTCCAACACATGATCCCAGTTTGGATGCTGAATGGCATGAATGGAAGACAAGACATGGGAAATTATACAGCATG AATGAAGAAGGACGGAAGAGAGCAGTGTGGGAGAACAATAGGAAAATGATTGAGCTGCACAATGAGGACTATGCTAAGGGGAAGCATGGTTTCAGTTTGGAGATGAATGCCTTTGGTGACTTG ACCAATACAGAATTCAGGGAAATGATGACTGGCTTTCAAAGCATGGGACCCAAGGAGATGAAGGTATTCCAGGAGCCTCTGCTGGGTGATGTCCCCAAGTCTGTGGATTGGAGAAAGCATGgctatgtgactcctgtgaaagacCAG ggTAGTTGTAGATCTTGTTGGGCATTTAGTGCTGTTGGTTCCCTAGAGGGTCAAATGTTTCGGAAAACAGGCAAACTGATTCCTCTGAGTGAACAGAATCTAGTGGACTGCTCCTGGTCATACGGCAACAGTGGCTGTGATGGTGGCTTGATGGAGTATGCCTTCCAGTATGTGAAGGATAATGGAGGCCTGGACACCAGAGCGTCCTATCCTTATGAAGCACAG AATGGAACCTGCAGGTATAATCCTAAAAACTCTGCTGCTAAAGTCGTGGGCTTTGTGAAAGTCCCATCAAGCGAATCTGCCCTAGTGAAGGCTGTGGCCACTGTGGGGCCCGTCTCAGCTGCAGTTGATACTAAGCACCACTCATTCCAGTTCTATAGGGGTG GCATGTATTATGAGGCAGACTGTAGCAGCAATAATCTGGATCATGCTGTCCTGGTGGTCGGCTATGGTGAAGAATCAGATGGCAAGAAATACTGGCTGGTCAAGAACAG CTGGGGTGACTATTGGGGCATGAATGGCTACATAAAGATGGCCCGAGACCGGAACAACAACTGTGGAATTGCTTCTGATGCTTCTTACCCCATCGTGTGA